In Brienomyrus brachyistius isolate T26 chromosome 2, BBRACH_0.4, whole genome shotgun sequence, the genomic window TACATCCCTCTAAGACTACAATCTACTCTGTTAGCCTAGcaactaactgacacttctcagaTAAGCATACCACCAATCATGAGAGAAGACTAAAATCAAaaaatattgcattcataacatGGAACAGGAACCATGGTGATATGCTCACGTGAAGCGGGGATTAAATGTATAATTTAAACAGCTTCAATGTATATCTTACAGGTTTGTAAAGGAGATTAACAGAAAACTTGCTTAGCTGCTACGCCTTAACTCAGTTATACTGACGTGTAGATCGCTACTCCTAAAGATCATTACTTGTAATGCCGTTTAATGAAGTTCACATAACTCAGCTATGCTAAGACTGTGTCCCAGTTCCggggctgcatccttcaaaGGCTTCActcaaaaacaaaatgcatcACAGCAGTGCAACAAGGCTGTCCCATTTCGAAGGCTCCTTCAAATACGGCCTAGAAATGCGTCCTTCTTTTGCAGAGTCATAAAGGATGCACCAATGGATTCTTCACAGCCCAACATAGCCCAAGATTCATTGTGTAGAGGTAAAGTGGGTGTGTCCCAGCTAGGCAATAGGAGTGGTGCTTTGTGAGGCAAGGGTAAGGGTGGGTACAGCTGGTGATGCAAATAGGAAGTTATCCATGGGTCAAACCATCCCATTTGACATTGCTTTCTGTTTGACCTTCAAAAGATGCTGCCTACAAAGGTTACACTCTCATAGACCGTGTCCATCAAAGGATGCAACTGCTATTCGTGTCCATCTGGATGGGAACACTACTTTCACTCCTCTGGGATTTCATGGCCAAATCTCTATCACAGTTCTCTCCTTTCCCATTCCCTTGTTCTCTGCAGTACTTCTTCTGGACTTCTCTTCTCTCCCAGCAGAGGCTCCTGATGTCTGCTTCCTTAACAGCTAAACTGCTAATagccccctgctggaagtctccTGACAGTGCAATGCCCTCTGTTTGGAAGTTCACCTTCTTCACTTTGACTCTACTAGAGTTGTCTGTATCTCAGATCAAAAATTCCATCCCACTCAACCATCTAGGGCAGTGTTTTCCAACTCTGGATAGTCCAGTCCACTGATCTAGAGAAGGCTTCAAGACATGTAGCTAATCAAGAGCTGATTGGGGGTCACTATGTGAGACAATCTGCTTTATACTCATTCATTTTCTTTATTCAATTTCATCTttcttatccatccatccatcaccataaccccttaatcccaactgggatctatcccgggaacaatgggcacaggcaggaacacaccacagggcacacacactcacagggccAACTTAGATTTGCCATTTAACCTATTGCACAAACTTCTGGACTGAGGGAAGAAACTGGAGCCCCCAGCAAAAGCCCACatgaacacagggagagcacACAAATTCCACACAGAAAGGTCTCACGGCCGCCCCAGGGACCAAGCCCAAgcccttcttgctgtgaggcagcagcgctaacctctgcaccaccatgcctcccccatcttaattatttctttatttaaatttttactattatttttccCTAATTCTTTCAGCTGCACTCTCTCCTGGGTGTGCTGGTCCTTTCTTCTGCTGACAGATTCCTCTTTTCTCTCACACTTAGACGGACCGAATTGCATGTTCATTTTTTCCTTtgattttgataaaaaaaaaaaacacttcgtCCACTAATGAACAATGGTAGTTGTAGTTCTATAACTAAACTATTAACCATGCAGTTAGTGTAGTATTAGTATGTAGTGTACTACTAACATCAGGTAGTAGGAACAGAACACTTACACAGACCAAAATGCATGTGCATGAGGTTTTACAGCTTTTATGCACAGACATTTCTCACATCTGTGAAAAACGCACATACACAGAGCCCAGTtagaccacacacacatacacacagtgccTGGTTAGAACacatacaaacaaacacacacagagttccTAGTCGTTAGAGCACACACATCGGCCATTTAAAGCGCGcgggcgcgcgcacacacacacacacacacacacacacagcatccaATTAAAGCATATACACCACGCTTGGTTAGTGCATAAAGATATAACAATTCATCAGTTCTAATTCATATATGAATTGTTAAGGGCACCATACAATTTAAAATCGACTCAGCTAACAATATTGATTCATATCACTAAACCATGACGATACACCAAAACATTCCAAGGTCCTTCTTCAGACCAGCACATATTCAGAGCGGAACAGACATAGAGCTCCCTCGCACGCTGGGTAACCTCATGTTGGCTGTGAAGACAGAGCGTAAACATGCGGCACTTCCCACGGCTGTACATCTGGTTCCTATCCGGAGGCTGGCATCAGCTGACAGAACATTTCCAACATCACATTAACCGTGTCATCCACAATATAAGTGAGGCTGTTTAAAATGCGCGATGAAATGTCTtcgaatgcagtcaaatgccCCCGGCAGCCTGTCGGTGCTGACACTTCCTCCTGAGAAGCAGCTTTTTAAACCTTTGCAGATGTTTGGAATGTGGGACTAAGCAGGAACCCTGTAGCAGGGGTGTGGGGGGATCAATGTCCCTCTCCAGACTTTTCATCCGTGTTCAGTGGTTTCAGGTTCCATATCTGACACCTACACCCACCCACGACATCACATCCCGTCACATGATATTCTCAATACACCAGCGAAACGGAGCAGGCTTCGCAAAAGTCCACCAAGCCTCTAGCCATCTATACGTGCTGATGGAACCCGAGCAGCCAGCCAACACTAAGGGCGTCTTTGTTCCTCTGAAGAGTTAAATGAACAAACGGCACAGCAGTGATATCGTCAGGTGTCCCCTTTATTACGAAGATTTCACAAATTACAGCAACTGAAAAGCCACTTCAAAGTACCAAACACGTTTACTGACCCAGTCAGTCCAGCCTAATTTttgcatacaaaaaaaaaagcaacgttaaataaaatgtgaaaatcaTATCCATTTATGGGGGCAAAATAAAAAGATAAACAAACAAGCAGATGGAGCATCTCAACCCAAACACAGGAATGCGCTACAATCCCGAAGGACCACAAAAAGGTGAGGAATCCTCTTTTCAAGAAGGTTTTTAAAAGATCCATAGGCACCGCCTATTTGTAAAGACAGCATAAAAactcaaaataaggcaacaggTTGGCATGTCCaacgctgccccccccacaaaacGATGAAGGGGCAACACTGCAGTTTTAATCCATTCAGGGATTTTACAAAACACTAAATAATGCTACTTCAGAAACAAAGAATGATTTAGATGATTCAACCTGCTTTGCCGTTTGAGTATATAGCACCGCGTAGCAATGTAagcacccacccctcccccccacccccggaacTGCAGGTGGTACTGTCCTTAACTCTGAAAGGACCAGCATGTAGCAGTGTTGCTAATTACAGCATATATTAAGCTAATGACTCAAAGCAAGCTTTCATAATGAGGTGCGCATGTTCACCATAATTTTTACAGCCATAGATGTAAGAGGCAATGCTGGGTTATTTATGTACTGAACTCACAGCCTTCCAGCCAGAACACTGCGGAACATTTTAACTGCAACATTTATCAGCCTTGAAGAAAGGTGGCAGCACTGCACCCCACGCAGTCTGACCACATTCCAGGGAACCGGACTTCGGACCCGGCTGGTGTCATATGTCAGACACCTACAACCAGCTCAGACTCACTCGGTAAAAGAGCGGGTGTTTAAAAACGTCACTGAACAAATCACCAGAAAAGAACTACTCTAGAAGAAGCCAGCTGCCCTTAATTAAGCAGCCAATTAAAAATGGCACAGCCCCCCTCCCTGTACAGCTGGTCTGACACCAGGTCAAACATCTCGTGAGCCAATCCCTGGACTCCAGTCCTCAaaaggccaaaaaaaaaaacatctggcaACAGCATCCAATCCAAGCGTCATGAAAAATTCAGGTTCACAACTGATTTGAGCTCCTCACCAGTCCTTTAATTGTTGCAGATCGAAAAGGATATATACAAGTTTGAGTGGCAGCCCACGGCCTTGCAGACAGCCATCAGTGGGTAGGGTACCCGCCGGCCCCcaggctcagctggttagggaGCATGCTTCCATTCATAGCGGCGGTGGGCTCCACCATCCCACCATTGTTGACCGCCGCGCCCATGCCTGTCCAGCCGGCCCCTGCTTGCAGGTGActacggggggtggggggggtgagagagaaggagaaagaGTTGAATGTCAGAGGCAGGGGGCTGGAGAAGCCCAAGCAGACAAACACATCCCAGAAGTCCCAACAATGGCATGCAGAAGCCCCTCCAACCTACGCTGAGGTCACACGGCACTCACTTGAAGCCCTGCTGGTTCCACGCCTGTCCGTACACCCCGTAGGCGGGTACCGGCCAGCTGCTGGACACGTACTGCCCGATCTGCTGGGTGCCACTGTACCACTGACCCCAGTGGCCGTAGGGCTGGGCGGCAAAGCCCACCTTGTTCTGCtgtgacacagagacacaagTTGAGCAAACTGGCTTTGGGTGAGACCCGCCTCCCTCTGACAGGTAAGTGAGAAGCTGCTACAGTAAAAACGCCTGGACAATACCAGCAAAAAATACGCATTTTGTATGTAGCTAAACAGAACGACGCTTGCAGGTGAATGAGGCTGCTCCGTACCGGGGGCACGGGGACCTGGTGCAGGGGACTGGCCGTGTCTGGGGTCTCCTTCCCCCAGGAGCACTTCACCACGTAGTTCTCCACGCAGGTCCCGTTGACAGACACGATGGCATGTGCCGCCGCCTCGTGGGAGTTGAACCTAAGCATGAAGTAGTGAAGAACAAATCCGTCTTTGCCTGTCCTAGTGCGAGCTGACCCTGCAGTGAGCCCATGGTCTCCACTGAGACAGAAACCATTGTAACGACCGTTTACGTTTGACAGCTTAGCCCAACAACTGTTCTCATTTATCTCAAAGACCAATTTATTGCTACAAAAGGGCATTAAACGATTTCCTTCCAAGTTCTCTAGAATGTTCTGCTGAACTTTTAATCTTAATCTGATGAGAGTCCCACAATGTGGGTCGGTATAAAGAGTGAGCTGGAAGGATACAGTGTATATAGCTCACATAGCTCACCAATGCAGATCACCTCCTTTGTATCACTGGATCAATAAGATTAGTTAGATTTTTAAAACAACTGAGGCTCCACCAGAGTAAAAGGgaccttttaaacacacacagagaaaccaGCAGAACCAAAGCATACCTCACAAAAGAATACCCTTTGTCCGGGAAAACGCGAATCTCCAGGACTTGGCCAAATGGGGAAAATGTCTGCCTCATCAGTTGTTctaaaagagagagaaaaaggtcagggAAGTCTGCAGAAGGACACTGGAGGGGGTAGCGTGCAGCTACGTGCAGTCAGGAAAAGtgtaatcattattattattattatcagcgAAACAGGCCATAGACAGCAAGCCAGAACCCACCTGTAAGCCCAGAGGAGACCCCACCACAGTACACCGTGCAGTTACTGGGACTGGACTGGTTTAGCACATCGTCGAAGGACAGCTGCTTGGTGTTTGCTGTGGAAAAGGGCCCAACTTAAACAGTGTCTGCATCTGGAGCAGAAGCTCCAGAAAGCTGTGGGATACGTGTGCATCATAAAAACCTCCGGGGGAAGGTGTCAAGAGCTCAAAGAACGACgactgacctccagcaggctaACGGCTCGTGATGCTAGCAAGAGCAGGCCGGATAACGGCAACGTGACGTTTAAGTCTGACATAAGCTGTTCTACTGCTCAAAGCACAAATACCTGCCAAGATCGCACGGCACACGTTAGGCCATAGGGGGCGACACTGCGCATAACATACCTTCATGACCACTCTTGGGAACTGGGGGCTTTCTCGTGGCCCAGTTGGTCCGGATCTGCCTGCCACCCAACCACTGGCCACCCATCTGCTGGATGGCGTTCTCAGCGTCCTGTAACAGAGCCACGAGGTCCCAGCTCACATAGCGACCACAACTGGTGGCCTACACCCAAACACCAGAACATCTGCAGGGGTCCCTGTCATTGCTACACATTCTGGTAAGGTTGTTTCTGAGGTCAACTGTACCTTCAAAATTGCAGTTATTCCaaacactgtaaaaataaaccAACAGTTCGGCTGAACTGGACAAACACCAAAGACCTACAGAGATGTCGGATTCAGCATTATCCTGCCCGACTCCTTTAACACGTTGAGCTTCCCAAGGCTGCTGAGCCGAGCAGAGACAGGACACCACCTCAGACACATACCCACTTGTTGAAGAAAGACACAAAGCCATAACCCTTGGATTTTCCAGTTGCTGGGTCTTTCACCACGCGTGCATCGCTGTGGAGAAAGGCAGAGAGACCAGGTAAATTCCACAGGCATCGCCGACCCAGGCAAACCCGTGCCGAGAAAACACTCCCATAAGCCATCTGAAGCATTCAGCCCAAGAGGCAGGGATTCTGAAGAGCCACATGCAGTCTCATTATGGGTTGTACTCTAATCAGTCTTAGAAAAGTGGGTCAGAACAAGCCTGAAAGGTACTGAAGCTGAACACAATGACGGTCATCAATGGCAACCCCTCACATGGCACGCTACTCAGTTTTGTGGGTCACATGAACCTGCAGAGTGAGCTGTGCGTTACAGCCACCTGATCATGAGCTATGAAAACACAACAGGGAAGCAGTAAGATCCAAGGGtcccatttaaaataaaacaataacgtTTGATTTGAATGTAGGCTGTTCATATTTCTTGGACACCCCGGAAGACGTGGTGCAGTCACATCTGACGTCTGCAACCCCAGATGACATAGTAGGTATGTTATGTGTACACGGAACACGGAACACTTACGATGTTCTCCCAAAAGGTGCAAAGGCTGCCTTTAGGTCCTCTGTGGTGATTTCAGGGCTGAGGTCTCCAACAAAGACGTGGAAGTGATctaggatggggggagggggcacagattTCCTGAGATCCTATCATACACACCATCGCCACCGGCATTGCCAGCTACGGGGGCGTGGAGACACACTTACTGCTCGTGTCTTTTTTCTGATTGCTTGGAGTCGTGGCCCAGTTAACTTTGACTTCCTAGAGAAAAGGGGAGACACAATAAGGCAGCAAAATGAAGCCTTCGAGGCGCAGGGGGGGCACACTGCCATCTATGGTTTTGTAAAGCGAAACCGCGTGACACAGAGGGCGGTGTCTGGGTTCAGTGACGAGGATGAGGAGGGAGTAAAAAagaacaacaaaaaacaaagaGAGGGACGAACCTGATCACACTCAactgtttaaaaatgtaaaaatgtagagaattttttaaaaatctaataAGTAAAAAGGTCTAAATAACAAGAAACTTACAAACGAGTGAAATTATGAACTTGTATTACTCCTCAAATGGTCCTTCAATACCTGTTGAGGATAAAATATTTACACTGAATAGATTTGTACTGAGGGTAAAGTGACGCAGAAACGCTAAGAAAGAACAAGATAAATATATAGAGAACAGGTCAAGATGACTTCCTCAGTTCCAGTCACATCAATAGTAACGTTAGAAGTGCATATCGCCAAAGACTAACAACTTCATGTTATTCTATAAAAGTTTTACACAAAACAAGATGCATACACCAATGAGCGATCAACTAAACTTAAATGAAACCTGCCATTTAATTCAACGGGAACACCACTCCCACTAAGTAACCGCTTCTCCATGTATGAAATTTCCCCAAAGAGGTCCAAACTTCCATTAGATGTGCTCTCTGGATGGACAAAAGCACTGCTAGCACTACTGGGGAATAACGATGCCCTAACGCCCATGTCAGAAATAGTAAATGCATGTGAGACATTAGGAGCACAGGTCATGACGCTCAGGACACAGGTCTAGAACCACAACACCCATGGATACAATGGAAAGCCATGGAGAAGTGGGCTCTGCACCCAAAACCACCTGTTTAGTCTTGGGGCACCTGATTGGCTCATCAGCCAAGTGTCCATCAGCAACAGGTAAGTGAGAAACTGCTAATGGTACAGAGGGACAGTGAAAACACCTCCTCTTTAGTCACCGGACCTGTCATTAATAAA contains:
- the LOC125726420 gene encoding cytotoxic granule associated RNA binding protein TIA1-like isoform X2 — translated: MDDEQPKTLYVGNLSRDVTEALILQLFSQIGPCKSCKMISDTAGNDPYCFVELYEHRHAAAALAAMNGRKIMGKEVKVNWATTPSNQKKDTSNHFHVFVGDLSPEITTEDLKAAFAPFGRTSDARVVKDPATGKSKGYGFVSFFNKWDAENAIQQMGGQWLGGRQIRTNWATRKPPVPKSGHEANTKQLSFDDVLNQSSPSNCTVYCGGVSSGLTEQLMRQTFSPFGQVLEIRVFPDKGYSFVRFNSHEAAAHAIVSVNGTCVENYVVKCSWGKETPDTASPLHQVPVPPNKVGFAAQPYGHWGQWYSGTQQIGQYVSSSWPVPAYGVYGQAWNQQGFNHLQAGAGWTGMGAAVNNGGMVEPTAAMNGSMLPNQLSLGAGGYPTH
- the LOC125726420 gene encoding cytotoxic granule associated RNA binding protein TIA1-like isoform X1; translation: MDDEQPKTLYVGNLSRDVTEALILQLFSQIGPCKSCKMISDTAGNDPYCFVELYEHRHAAAALAAMNGRKIMGKEVKVNWATTPSNQKKDTSNHFHVFVGDLSPEITTEDLKAAFAPFGRTSDARVVKDPATGKSKGYGFVSFFNKWDAENAIQQMGGQWLGGRQIRTNWATRKPPVPKSGHEANTKQLSFDDVLNQSSPSNCTVYCGGVSSGLTEQLMRQTFSPFGQVLEIRVFPDKGYSFVRFNSHEAAAHAIVSVNGTCVENYVVKCSWGKETPDTASPLHQVPVPPQNKVGFAAQPYGHWGQWYSGTQQIGQYVSSSWPVPAYGVYGQAWNQQGFNHLQAGAGWTGMGAAVNNGGMVEPTAAMNGSMLPNQLSLGAGGYPTH